A genomic segment from Thermotoga neapolitana DSM 4359 encodes:
- a CDS encoding FMN-binding glutamate synthase family protein, protein MGNLRRPNANEATGTFNRSRDVVPVSGICSRCIDGCTGGCEIWLASFRGREVLYPGPFGEITAGAVKDYPVDYSHLNILGYAHGAEGLPEGVEPGPDTAVFTNVDTTTEYGWDIKVKMKVPIFTGALGSTEIARKNWEHIAVGAAISGITVVCGENVAGVDPDLELDSNRKVKKSPELDRRIEIYKRYHDGEYGEILIQMNVEDTRLGVAEYVINKHGIETIELKWGQGAKSIGGEIKVRSLEDALELKRRGYIVLPDPELPEVQQAFKEGEIREFERHSRLGFVSKESFLKEVERLRSLGFKRITLKTGAYSAVDLAMALRYGAEAKVDLITVDGAPGGTGMSPWPMMNEWGIPTFYLESLTYQFAEKLSKRGIRVPDIAIAGGFSTEDAVLKALMMGSPYVKAVCMGRALMIPAMVGKNIGEWLKKGELPKTVSKYGKTVEEIFITYEELRNRFGSEEVKKLPLGAIGVYTFVQKFKTGLQQLMAGARKFSLSVLSRKDLIALTKEAAEISGIPYVMESYREEAEKILEE, encoded by the coding sequence GTGGGAAACCTGAGAAGGCCAAATGCAAACGAGGCAACCGGAACTTTCAACCGTTCAAGAGATGTTGTTCCTGTGTCCGGAATATGTTCCAGATGTATCGATGGCTGTACAGGAGGCTGTGAGATCTGGCTTGCGTCGTTCAGAGGAAGGGAAGTGCTTTATCCGGGACCGTTCGGTGAGATCACGGCCGGGGCGGTTAAAGATTATCCTGTCGATTACTCTCACCTGAACATACTTGGATACGCCCACGGCGCAGAGGGTCTTCCTGAGGGTGTGGAACCGGGACCGGATACGGCGGTGTTCACAAACGTTGATACAACCACCGAGTACGGCTGGGACATCAAAGTGAAGATGAAAGTACCCATCTTCACCGGCGCACTCGGATCAACAGAGATCGCCAGGAAAAACTGGGAACATATAGCTGTGGGAGCTGCCATCAGTGGGATAACGGTTGTCTGCGGAGAGAACGTGGCTGGAGTTGATCCGGATCTGGAACTGGACAGCAACAGAAAGGTGAAGAAATCTCCGGAACTGGACAGAAGGATAGAGATATACAAAAGATATCACGATGGAGAGTATGGAGAAATACTGATTCAGATGAACGTCGAGGACACCAGATTAGGTGTGGCCGAGTACGTGATAAACAAACACGGTATTGAAACGATAGAACTCAAGTGGGGACAGGGTGCCAAGAGCATCGGCGGTGAGATAAAGGTGCGGTCCCTTGAGGACGCTCTTGAGTTGAAGAGAAGGGGTTACATTGTCCTGCCAGATCCCGAACTTCCTGAGGTTCAGCAGGCTTTCAAAGAGGGCGAGATCAGGGAATTCGAAAGACATTCAAGACTTGGCTTTGTTTCAAAAGAATCTTTCCTGAAGGAAGTAGAGAGATTGAGAAGTCTTGGTTTCAAGAGGATCACATTGAAGACGGGTGCGTACTCCGCTGTGGACCTTGCGATGGCCCTCAGATACGGAGCCGAAGCAAAGGTGGATCTGATCACCGTGGACGGTGCGCCGGGTGGAACGGGTATGAGCCCCTGGCCGATGATGAACGAGTGGGGCATTCCAACGTTCTATCTTGAATCTCTGACTTATCAGTTCGCCGAAAAACTCAGCAAGAGAGGAATTCGAGTTCCCGATATTGCCATAGCCGGTGGTTTTTCGACGGAAGATGCCGTTCTCAAGGCACTGATGATGGGATCTCCTTACGTGAAAGCAGTTTGTATGGGAAGAGCTTTGATGATACCAGCGATGGTGGGAAAGAACATAGGAGAATGGCTCAAAAAGGGAGAACTTCCCAAGACGGTTTCAAAGTATGGAAAAACGGTGGAAGAGATCTTCATCACTTACGAAGAGTTGAGGAACAGATTCGGGTCAGAGGAGGTAAAGAAACTTCCACTCGGTGCCATAGGCGTCTACACGTTTGTTCAGAAGTTCAAAACGGGTCTGCAACAACTCATGGCAGGTGCAAGAAAGTTCAGCCTGTCTGTCCTCTCCAGAAAAGACCTCATCGCACTTACAAAGGAAGCAGCAGAAATTTCTGGTATTCCATACGTTATGGAATCCTACAGAGAAGAAGCAGAGAAAATTCTCGAGGAATGA
- the aglA gene encoding alpha-glucosidase AglA yields MPNIVFVGAGSVRYTIKLVGDLAKTKELYGSRLVLMDIDEERLKATFTLVKKYLKELKAEYEVEETTSLEKALEGAEFVINTALYRAPGHEDGYVHYEIMREVGERHGYYRGIDSQELNMVSDYYTLSNYNHLKMSLDIAKAVEKISPDAWILQTANPVFEITQLVKRLTKAKIVGFCHGYAHVFHLAKVLGVEPEELDWQVAGVNHAIWLNRFRWKGEDLYPRLDEWIEKNASNWEPKGPWDVDFSPAAIDMYRFYGMYPIGDTVRSGTWKYHYDLETKKKWFGKYGGIDNEVERPKFYESLRKQRKRLMELAKEVEKDPTIELTKVWPEVFTTGSESVEQHIPFINALVNGKKARLVLNVENRGTIKGIPDDVVVEVPVIVDKEGIHPEKIEPDLTERVKKFYLLPRILRMEWALEAFISGDRRVLEEILIRDPRTKSYEQVVAVIEDILNLPFNEEMKKHYSG; encoded by the coding sequence GGACATCGACGAAGAAAGGCTGAAGGCAACCTTCACACTCGTGAAGAAGTACCTGAAGGAGTTGAAGGCAGAATATGAGGTGGAAGAGACGACAAGCCTTGAGAAGGCACTTGAAGGGGCAGAGTTTGTCATCAACACAGCACTCTACAGGGCACCTGGACATGAAGACGGGTACGTGCACTACGAGATCATGAGGGAAGTAGGGGAAAGACACGGTTACTACAGGGGGATAGACAGCCAGGAGCTGAACATGGTATCGGACTACTACACCCTGAGCAACTACAACCATCTGAAGATGAGCCTCGATATAGCAAAAGCTGTGGAGAAGATCTCACCGGATGCGTGGATACTGCAGACGGCAAATCCCGTCTTTGAGATCACTCAACTTGTGAAGAGGCTGACGAAGGCGAAGATAGTGGGGTTCTGCCATGGATACGCACACGTGTTTCACCTTGCGAAGGTGCTTGGGGTAGAACCAGAAGAACTCGACTGGCAGGTAGCAGGGGTAAACCATGCGATATGGCTGAACAGGTTCAGGTGGAAGGGAGAGGACTTATATCCCAGGCTGGATGAGTGGATAGAGAAGAACGCGTCGAACTGGGAGCCGAAGGGACCATGGGACGTGGACTTTTCACCTGCTGCGATAGACATGTACAGGTTTTACGGTATGTATCCGATAGGGGACACGGTGAGGAGTGGGACGTGGAAGTACCACTACGATCTTGAGACGAAGAAGAAGTGGTTCGGAAAGTATGGAGGAATAGACAACGAAGTGGAAAGGCCGAAGTTCTACGAGAGTTTGAGGAAGCAGAGAAAGAGGCTGATGGAACTTGCGAAAGAAGTGGAGAAAGATCCGACGATAGAGCTCACGAAGGTATGGCCTGAGGTGTTCACAACAGGAAGTGAAAGTGTAGAGCAGCACATACCTTTCATCAACGCCCTTGTGAACGGAAAGAAGGCAAGGCTGGTTTTGAACGTGGAGAACAGAGGGACGATAAAGGGGATACCGGACGATGTGGTTGTGGAGGTGCCGGTGATAGTGGACAAGGAAGGGATACATCCGGAGAAGATAGAGCCTGATCTTACGGAGAGGGTCAAGAAGTTCTATCTTCTTCCGAGGATTTTGAGGATGGAATGGGCACTTGAGGCGTTCATCAGTGGTGACAGGAGGGTTCTTGAGGAGATTCTCATCAGAGATCCCAGAACAAAATCCTACGAACAGGTCGTCGCTGTCATCGAAGATATCCTCAACCTGCCTTTTAACGAGGAAATGAAAAAGCATTATTCAGGATGA
- a CDS encoding DUF4038 domain-containing protein has translation MEISKDCFVLNGKKTLYLADTAWRGVYKSCFDDWVEYLQTRKNQGFNAIQMNFTPWEDYGMILKDNFLDQLEEKVRVVFELGMTPVIVVVWCGCVPGTWATVSDTSNVLPIRILEDFAKEVVRRFNKYNPIFLSGGDVDFRSGEAIEYYSLITKTIKENTNRPVSIHLARGWTDVPREIDQYIDFYAYQSGHDRHHQELTWKLAQEFYKRGKPVINAEICYEGIGYKKDGYRFNPFDVRKAFWQSFLSGSFFGIGYGAHGIWNWCEVAGEETERHLSSFTWKDALRMEGANDVCFARWLIEKLDFFGLKPSQEVLLSPENSEIRVARNEKNCIIYAPFATRMVLDINSKDIWGINMETRDVFVPRVDLKDNHTKVDILNHNSDSLIIIEY, from the coding sequence ATGGAAATTTCCAAGGATTGTTTTGTTCTCAACGGTAAAAAGACACTTTATCTGGCTGATACCGCCTGGAGAGGGGTCTATAAGTCTTGTTTCGATGATTGGGTCGAGTATCTTCAAACAAGAAAGAATCAGGGATTCAACGCCATTCAGATGAATTTCACCCCCTGGGAAGATTACGGAATGATATTGAAAGACAACTTTCTCGATCAGCTCGAAGAAAAAGTCAGAGTGGTTTTTGAGCTCGGAATGACACCTGTTATAGTCGTTGTCTGGTGTGGTTGTGTTCCCGGAACATGGGCCACAGTTTCTGACACCTCGAACGTTTTACCAATACGAATACTTGAGGATTTTGCCAAGGAAGTGGTGAGAAGATTCAACAAGTACAATCCCATCTTCCTTTCAGGCGGAGATGTCGATTTCAGGTCCGGCGAAGCAATAGAATACTATTCGCTCATCACTAAGACAATAAAAGAAAACACAAACCGTCCAGTCTCTATACATCTTGCTAGGGGATGGACGGATGTACCCAGGGAAATAGATCAGTACATAGATTTTTACGCATATCAGTCTGGTCACGACAGGCATCACCAGGAACTCACCTGGAAACTCGCTCAAGAGTTTTACAAAAGAGGAAAACCCGTTATCAACGCCGAGATCTGTTATGAAGGAATTGGGTACAAGAAAGATGGATACAGGTTCAATCCATTCGATGTAAGAAAGGCTTTCTGGCAGAGCTTCCTTTCTGGTTCTTTTTTTGGAATCGGTTATGGGGCTCACGGAATCTGGAACTGGTGTGAAGTAGCTGGAGAAGAAACCGAAAGACATCTTTCATCTTTCACATGGAAGGATGCACTCAGAATGGAAGGAGCAAATGACGTCTGTTTTGCAAGATGGTTGATAGAAAAACTCGATTTCTTCGGTTTAAAACCCTCTCAAGAGGTTCTCCTGAGTCCGGAAAATTCTGAGATTAGGGTTGCAAGGAATGAAAAAAACTGCATCATCTACGCTCCATTTGCTACCAGGATGGTTCTTGATATTAATTCAAAAGATATTTGGGGAATAAATATGGAAACTCGAGACGTGTTTGTTCCCAGAGTTGATTTGAAAGATAATCATACAAAGGTGGACATTCTGAACCATAATTCTGATTCTCTGATCATAATCGAGTACTAA
- a CDS encoding potassium channel family protein has protein sequence MRWYEVIRKNIAVLVSAIVFIFVFGTVAFHLTEGWDLFDSFFFTLITISTVGYSLPESISPVGKVIASVLIGAGVTIVLYGFTSITSLIIEGHIGEYFKSRRIKKMIDRLTDHFIVVGAGRTGRHTTLEIMKARRPFVVIDVSEEAIKRLEDFLGKEFPYVVGDAVEEEVLMRAGVERAKSLIVTLPDDAKNTFVVLTAKSLNPNLEIVSRVSDMKALSKLVYAGADKVIATSELAGVRLAQMALNPTTISFLDILSFGEESFRIEEVMIPPESPIAGKTLGEINLSKRAGTIVIAIRRGGEVIFNPTGDTRILPEDRLMVVGKSDHFEKLHRLIEEG, from the coding sequence TTGAGGTGGTACGAAGTGATAAGAAAGAACATCGCCGTTCTGGTGTCTGCAATAGTTTTTATCTTTGTGTTTGGGACCGTGGCGTTCCATCTAACAGAAGGATGGGATCTTTTTGACTCGTTTTTCTTCACCCTGATCACCATCTCTACGGTGGGATATTCTCTTCCAGAGAGCATCTCTCCTGTAGGGAAGGTGATTGCTTCTGTTCTCATAGGAGCTGGCGTGACGATCGTACTGTACGGATTCACCTCGATCACGTCTTTGATAATCGAAGGTCATATTGGAGAATACTTCAAAAGCAGGAGGATAAAGAAGATGATAGACAGATTGACCGATCATTTCATAGTGGTGGGGGCAGGAAGAACAGGAAGACACACAACCCTTGAGATAATGAAAGCCAGAAGACCTTTTGTCGTGATAGACGTTTCTGAAGAAGCGATCAAAAGGCTGGAAGATTTTCTTGGAAAAGAATTCCCCTACGTTGTGGGAGATGCCGTGGAAGAAGAGGTACTCATGAGGGCGGGGGTGGAAAGGGCAAAGTCCCTCATCGTCACCCTTCCAGACGACGCAAAGAACACTTTTGTTGTTCTCACCGCAAAATCCCTGAATCCCAACCTCGAGATCGTCTCGAGAGTTTCCGATATGAAAGCCCTCAGCAAGCTCGTCTACGCCGGAGCAGACAAGGTAATAGCCACCTCGGAACTAGCAGGAGTGAGACTTGCTCAGATGGCACTCAACCCCACCACCATAAGTTTCCTGGATATTCTCTCGTTCGGTGAAGAGTCTTTCAGAATAGAAGAAGTGATGATTCCTCCTGAAAGTCCCATAGCGGGCAAGACGCTCGGAGAGATAAACCTCTCAAAAAGAGCCGGTACCATCGTCATAGCGATAAGACGTGGTGGAGAGGTGATCTTCAACCCAACGGGTGACACGAGGATACTTCCCGAAGACAGACTGATGGTGGTTGGAAAGAGCGATCACTTCGAGAAACTCCACAGGCTCATCGAGGAGGGATAG
- a CDS encoding glycoside hydrolase family 2 TIM barrel-domain containing protein, which yields MLKPESNTKRLLMNTTGIWSLEVNGKERPIAVPGSWNEQYQDLCYEEGPFTYRTILYVPEELSKKHARLYFSAVNTDCEVYLNEEKVGENHIGYLPFEIDVTGKVKPGKNELKVIVKNELKVGGFPSKVPDSGTHTVGFFGSFPPANFDFFPYGGIIRPVLVEFTDHSRILDIRVDTSKSEPEKKLGRVRVKVEVSEEAMGEEMKIKLGEVEKKLKVTDRFIEEEFVLDDARFWCPEDPHLYPLRIELEKDEYILDVGIRTISWDEKRLYLNGKPIFLKGFGKHEEFPVLGQGTFYPMMVKDFNLLKWINANSFRTSHYPYSEEWLDLADRLGILVIDEAPHVGITRYHYNPETQKIAEDNVQRMIARDKNHPSVIMWSVANEPESNHPDAEGFFKALYETAKKMDNTRPVVMVSMMDTPDERTRDVALKYFDIVCVNRYYGWYIYQGRIDEGLKALEEDMEELYRRHKKPIFVTEFGADAIAGFHYDPPQMFSEEYQAELVEKTINLLMKKDYIVGTHVWAFADFKTPQNVRRPILNHKGVFTRDRQPKLVAHVLRRLWSER from the coding sequence ATGCTAAAACCAGAGAGCAACACGAAAAGACTTCTCATGAACACAACTGGTATTTGGTCCCTCGAAGTGAACGGGAAGGAAAGGCCGATAGCCGTTCCTGGAAGCTGGAACGAACAATACCAGGATCTGTGCTACGAAGAAGGGCCCTTCACTTACAGAACCATCCTCTATGTTCCGGAAGAACTTTCCAAGAAACACGCCAGGCTTTACTTTTCTGCCGTGAACACAGATTGTGAAGTCTATCTGAACGAAGAGAAAGTGGGGGAAAACCACATCGGCTATCTTCCCTTCGAGATAGACGTGACAGGGAAGGTGAAGCCAGGAAAGAACGAACTCAAAGTGATTGTGAAGAACGAGTTGAAGGTGGGAGGCTTTCCTTCAAAAGTACCGGACAGTGGCACACACACGGTGGGATTTTTCGGGAGTTTTCCACCTGCAAATTTTGACTTCTTTCCATACGGAGGAATCATAAGACCGGTTCTTGTGGAGTTCACAGATCACTCGAGGATCCTGGATATCCGGGTGGACACAAGCAAGTCTGAACCAGAAAAGAAACTCGGAAGAGTGAGGGTGAAGGTGGAAGTCTCAGAAGAGGCGATGGGGGAAGAGATGAAAATCAAACTTGGAGAGGTGGAAAAGAAACTCAAAGTGACAGACAGGTTCATCGAAGAAGAGTTCGTTCTTGATGATGCAAGATTCTGGTGTCCAGAAGATCCTCATCTTTACCCTCTCAGAATAGAGCTCGAAAAGGACGAGTACATTCTGGACGTTGGAATTCGAACGATCAGCTGGGACGAGAAAAGACTTTACCTGAACGGAAAGCCGATCTTTTTAAAGGGTTTTGGAAAGCACGAGGAATTTCCCGTTCTGGGACAGGGAACGTTCTATCCCATGATGGTGAAAGATTTCAACCTTTTAAAGTGGATCAACGCAAACTCCTTCAGAACATCTCACTATCCTTACAGTGAAGAGTGGCTGGACCTTGCGGATCGACTGGGAATTCTCGTGATAGATGAAGCACCCCATGTTGGTATCACAAGGTATCACTACAATCCGGAGACGCAGAAAATTGCAGAAGACAACGTGCAAAGGATGATAGCCAGAGACAAAAACCATCCCAGTGTGATCATGTGGAGTGTGGCGAACGAGCCTGAATCCAACCATCCCGATGCAGAAGGTTTCTTCAAAGCTCTCTATGAGACGGCAAAGAAGATGGACAACACTCGTCCTGTTGTCATGGTGAGCATGATGGACACGCCGGACGAGAGGACAAGGGATGTGGCTTTGAAGTATTTCGACATCGTCTGTGTGAACAGGTACTACGGATGGTACATCTATCAGGGGAGGATAGACGAGGGACTGAAAGCGCTGGAAGAGGACATGGAAGAACTCTACAGAAGGCACAAAAAACCCATCTTCGTCACGGAGTTTGGAGCGGATGCGATAGCAGGTTTCCACTACGATCCACCCCAGATGTTCTCCGAAGAATACCAGGCAGAACTCGTTGAGAAAACGATAAATCTTCTCATGAAAAAAGATTACATCGTGGGGACGCATGTGTGGGCCTTTGCGGACTTTAAGACACCTCAGAACGTGAGGAGACCCATCCTGAACCACAAAGGTGTCTTCACAAGAGACAGACAGCCAAAACTGGTTGCCCATGTGTTGAGGAGGTTGTGGAGCGAAAGATAA
- a CDS encoding stage V sporulation protein S, with amino-acid sequence MEVLKVSSKSDPNKVAGAIAGVVREHGRAEIQAIGAGAVNQAVKAIAIARGYLAPSGIDLVFVPAFTDVEIENEKRTAIKFIVFPKS; translated from the coding sequence ATGGAAGTACTTAAGGTATCGTCGAAGTCGGATCCCAACAAGGTCGCTGGTGCCATCGCCGGTGTTGTGAGGGAACACGGAAGGGCAGAGATCCAAGCCATTGGAGCGGGTGCAGTGAACCAGGCAGTGAAGGCCATCGCCATCGCTCGGGGGTACCTCGCACCGAGTGGTATCGACCTCGTGTTCGTTCCCGCCTTCACAGATGTAGAAATCGAAAACGAAAAGAGAACCGCCATCAAGTTCATAGTCTTTCCAAAAAGCTGA
- a CDS encoding MFS transporter — protein sequence MDPKIKKALNISIVEGALAVLINQFFGGPYLTGYFLWMGASSFFIGLFGSIPFLANALQIVTVYFSNRLKTRKQLIVPLMWTARTSITLFALFPLIKHGLFLAYILYFYIQIAGALSVPLWQSWMSDLVPRNMIGSYFGFRNLIHGLVQIPAMFAAGAILDSLGENWKGFSALFFIAGSLGFLNGYFLKIQYEPPYRPREASLGLTKVIGILLKEEHYRNLLLGFALWNFAVGVGTVYINVMLLKEVQFSYLQISVLNAVGMFIGTLFQPFWGKLGDKYGFQYFLKLCLWVHAAVILLWALTPRSFLYVFFLQVIIGIFVTAGTSQLIFYTLMYSVPSSLSAEAFSVFNSLSNLMLFAGSLTSGILVSILENFTLPFEISAIRLTMIISFFLRAFAAYRISRMDLGTPQKVTLVQLVRESFFTGVVPWLRERLNTLNIFKRKR from the coding sequence TTGGATCCGAAAATAAAGAAAGCGCTGAACATATCCATTGTGGAAGGAGCACTCGCTGTTCTCATCAACCAGTTCTTCGGAGGACCTTACCTGACTGGATACTTCCTCTGGATGGGTGCTTCCAGTTTCTTCATAGGGCTCTTCGGATCTATTCCCTTTCTGGCAAATGCCCTTCAGATCGTCACAGTTTACTTCTCAAACAGGTTGAAAACCAGAAAACAACTGATAGTTCCTTTGATGTGGACTGCCAGGACTTCGATCACATTGTTTGCTCTGTTTCCTCTTATCAAACACGGACTGTTTCTGGCGTACATTCTGTACTTCTACATTCAGATCGCTGGAGCCCTTTCCGTTCCCCTGTGGCAGAGCTGGATGTCAGACCTTGTACCCAGAAACATGATAGGAAGCTATTTTGGTTTCAGGAATCTGATTCACGGACTGGTTCAGATACCTGCCATGTTCGCTGCGGGAGCGATTCTGGACTCTCTGGGAGAGAACTGGAAGGGTTTCAGTGCGCTGTTTTTCATAGCGGGATCTCTGGGATTTCTGAACGGATACTTCCTGAAAATCCAGTACGAACCCCCATACAGACCAAGAGAAGCCTCTCTTGGATTAACGAAAGTAATTGGAATTTTGCTGAAAGAAGAGCATTACAGGAATCTTCTCCTGGGTTTTGCTCTCTGGAATTTTGCTGTCGGTGTTGGAACTGTCTACATAAACGTCATGCTCCTGAAAGAAGTCCAGTTCAGTTATCTCCAGATAAGTGTTCTGAACGCGGTGGGAATGTTCATAGGAACACTTTTCCAACCTTTTTGGGGAAAACTGGGTGACAAATACGGTTTCCAGTACTTTTTAAAACTCTGTCTGTGGGTTCACGCAGCTGTCATCCTGCTCTGGGCACTTACTCCCAGATCCTTTCTATACGTTTTCTTCCTTCAGGTTATCATAGGTATTTTCGTGACTGCGGGGACAAGTCAGCTCATCTTCTATACCCTCATGTACAGCGTTCCTTCCTCGCTCAGTGCAGAGGCGTTTTCCGTGTTCAACAGCCTGTCCAATCTCATGCTGTTTGCGGGCTCTCTGACTTCAGGCATCCTCGTTTCCATCCTTGAAAACTTTACTCTCCCCTTTGAAATATCCGCTATAAGGCTCACAATGATCATTTCCTTTTTCCTGAGGGCTTTTGCAGCGTACAGGATTTCCAGAATGGACCTTGGAACCCCGCAGAAAGTCACCCTGGTACAGCTGGTCAGGGAGTCCTTCTTCACGGGTGTTGTTCCCTGGTTGAGGGAGAGATTGAACACCTTGAACATTTTCAAAAGGAAGCGTTGA
- a CDS encoding DUF2264 domain-containing protein, with protein MERKIMTNVRRYWIFLLRKICEKPLELCASDRLKELMPIEGKRSKEREKFAPLELLGRILCGLSPFLELNKKAVNTDLEEKRIASWLSELAIKSLRVATDLGCRSYMNFREGKQPLVDSAFLVEGILRAPKALWEDLDPSTKERLIKELKETRRIEPYYSNWLLFSAIIETFFFFVGEEWDSTKIDLILKIVEGWYKGDGVYGDGPHFRWDYYNSFVIQPMLIDVLRILSERKSEWKELYTKVLKRAQRYALVLERMISPEGTFPIIGRSITYRTGVFHLLSQLSLLHLLPPELNPAQVRCALTTVLRRIFEHPATFDENGWLKIGLVGSQPSLGEEYITTGSLYLCTTVFLPLGLPPSDPFWKDPCESWTNKKVWEGEDIHPDKALED; from the coding sequence GTGGAGCGAAAGATAATGACGAACGTTCGCCGTTACTGGATCTTTCTTCTTCGAAAGATATGTGAAAAGCCTCTTGAACTCTGTGCATCCGATCGCTTGAAAGAGTTGATGCCCATAGAGGGAAAAAGGAGCAAGGAGAGGGAGAAATTTGCACCTCTTGAATTACTTGGTAGAATCCTCTGTGGGCTCTCTCCTTTTCTCGAGTTGAACAAAAAGGCTGTGAACACCGATCTTGAAGAGAAAAGAATAGCTTCCTGGTTATCAGAGCTGGCGATAAAATCTCTTCGTGTGGCAACCGATCTCGGTTGTAGAAGTTACATGAACTTTAGAGAGGGAAAACAACCTCTGGTCGATTCAGCCTTTCTGGTAGAGGGCATACTGAGGGCACCGAAAGCGTTGTGGGAAGATCTCGACCCTTCCACAAAGGAAAGATTGATAAAAGAATTGAAGGAAACAAGAAGGATAGAACCTTACTACTCGAACTGGCTTTTATTTTCCGCTATTATAGAAACTTTTTTCTTCTTTGTGGGTGAGGAATGGGATAGCACAAAGATCGATCTGATACTGAAGATCGTAGAAGGATGGTACAAGGGGGACGGGGTTTATGGAGACGGTCCTCACTTTAGGTGGGACTATTACAACAGTTTTGTGATACAGCCAATGCTCATAGACGTGCTGAGAATCCTTTCTGAAAGAAAATCAGAGTGGAAAGAACTGTACACGAAAGTTCTCAAACGTGCTCAAAGATACGCCCTTGTTCTTGAGCGAATGATCTCTCCTGAAGGAACGTTCCCGATCATCGGTAGATCGATAACCTATAGAACAGGTGTTTTCCATCTCTTGAGTCAGCTTTCTCTTCTTCACCTGCTTCCACCAGAGCTTAATCCTGCTCAGGTCAGATGTGCCCTCACCACCGTTCTCAGAAGAATCTTTGAACATCCCGCTACGTTCGACGAGAACGGCTGGTTGAAAATAGGTCTGGTGGGTTCTCAACCATCTCTTGGTGAAGAGTACATCACCACAGGAAGTCTCTATCTTTGTACAACCGTTTTCCTTCCTCTGGGACTTCCACCCTCTGATCCTTTTTGGAAAGATCCCTGTGAAAGCTGGACAAACAAAAAGGTATGGGAAGGAGAGGACATTCATCCAGACAAAGCTCTGGAAGATTAA
- a CDS encoding TIGR00725 family protein codes for MKRVGVVGYSGPIDRPPVSDLRKLCLDLGMKLAEKGFVIFNGGRDGVMELVSQGARESGGTVVGILPDEETGNPHLSVAVKTGLDFQMRSFVLLRNVDVVVSIGGEIGTAIEILGAYALGKPVILMRGTGGWTDRIAQVLIEGKYLDNRKIVEVHQAWTVEEVLRIIEQIP; via the coding sequence GTGAAACGAGTCGGTGTAGTGGGATACTCCGGACCGATCGACAGGCCTCCCGTGTCAGATCTCAGGAAACTTTGCCTTGACCTTGGAATGAAACTCGCTGAAAAGGGTTTTGTGATCTTCAACGGTGGAAGAGACGGTGTGATGGAACTGGTGTCTCAGGGTGCCAGAGAGTCGGGCGGAACGGTGGTGGGAATACTCCCCGATGAAGAAACAGGAAATCCTCATCTGTCCGTTGCTGTGAAGACGGGGCTTGATTTTCAGATGAGATCTTTCGTTCTTCTGAGGAACGTGGACGTTGTCGTTTCGATCGGTGGGGAAATAGGAACGGCGATAGAGATACTGGGTGCCTATGCTCTTGGAAAGCCTGTGATCCTGATGAGGGGAACTGGTGGATGGACGGACAGGATCGCTCAGGTGTTGATAGAGGGAAAATACCTGGACAACAGAAAAATCGTGGAGGTCCACCAGGCCTGGACGGTGGAAGAAGTCCTGAGGATCATCGAACAGATTCCGTGA
- the cutA gene encoding divalent-cation tolerance protein CutA — MVIVYSTFPSEEKALEIGRKLLEKKLIACFNAFEIRSGYWWKDEIVEDREWAVLFKTNEENEKKVYEELKKLHPYEVPAIFTLKVENVLPEYLKWLTESVR; from the coding sequence ATGGTGATCGTGTACTCCACCTTTCCAAGCGAGGAAAAAGCACTGGAAATTGGAAGAAAGCTCCTTGAAAAGAAACTGATCGCCTGTTTCAACGCGTTTGAGATAAGATCCGGATACTGGTGGAAAGATGAAATCGTTGAAGACAGAGAATGGGCAGTTCTCTTCAAGACCAACGAGGAGAATGAAAAGAAGGTTTACGAAGAACTGAAAAAACTTCACCCTTACGAAGTCCCGGCGATATTCACACTGAAGGTAGAAAACGTTCTTCCGGAGTATTTGAAATGGCTCACGGAATCTGTTCGATGA